Part of the Thunnus maccoyii chromosome 17, fThuMac1.1, whole genome shotgun sequence genome, CTGCAAAAACCAGGACCAACCCACAAGGATGTGTAATGATTATCATGTTCGTTTCAGCTGTCATCCCCCTTTCTGCGGTGGAGGAGGTACTGTATGAGCACGTTCTTTATGTTGCAAATGCACATTGgatttctccttctctttcattGTTTGTGTGCGTAAGCATTCATTTAGGATGGTGCTTTGGCTCGGCAGTTTCCCAACAGTAAgcctgtttctctttttttattactcCCTGCAGTATGCTGGACCAAGTGGTATGACCGTGACGATCCCAGTGGAACTGGGGACTGGGAGACTTTGAGAGCTCTGAAGAACCAGTACCCAGAACAAATTTGCGACTTCCCTCTGCACATAGAAGCTGTTACCACCGATACACTGACCCCAGCCATCTCTACAGGGGAGATCTTCCATCTGTAAGTTGCCTTATAGGGAAAGAATGTAAAAGTTTACAtgaagtaattttaaaaaaacattcaaaacttCTCAACATTAACAATTCTTTACCAGATCTTTGATCATCATCAATAGAACTATTCCTTAAATAGTAAATGGAAACTTTGTTGAggaacatttacattaaaattgtttacattttaataagcCCCATGAGGAAACTGGGTAATAGGCACATAGCATCTGAAACTTTTAAACCAGCTGAGCCGTTACTTCATTCTTGTTCTGACAgctttaaatgataaaatacagtCTGTGTATTCTGAGGAGTAAGAAATATGAATACACCAATCAGTTATTGCTTCCAATTTACAATTCCATTCTTCATagagatttaacattttaaaagaagtgaCATCTGCTCATACAAAATTACCTCAAACAGTAACAGTATTTTTACAAAATAGATCATGTTGTTGTCATATTCAAACAATAATTTATGGTTTTAGCAATGTACCTCGTTACCTTcttgtttgaatatttttaaacgaataaaaaaacattttgcgCTGAATAGCATACTGACTTACTTATCTCTTGGAATCATTTTTCAGTTACAACCCAACTCAGGGATTTGTTTGCCGCAAAGAGGACCAGAAATCTGGCACTTGCCACGACTACAAAGTTCGGTTTGGGTGCCCATGCAAACATTAAGCCCTGCCTGATAACGATGGGGAGAGAAGACATTCAGATTCTTattactttaattttcatcagatgttttttttcttttcagatgttgtttttaactttgcCTGATGAAAGAAATAtcagcctttttcacagcaggtATTTTGACTTATagcaaaagcacaggtgttacaaataacattaatgatggctccgTTGTATTCGAGCTTCCCAttatgatgtcatgatgatgtgACAGTGcgccagcatgcacaataccaggaccctgaatcCAAAGCAGTCAAATGGAAATCagcaattatttgtttttttgtttgcaccTGTGCTTTACCTGGACACTTCACAATGTCTTCCATGCTTTATCAGTCTATCTTTTCTTCTTAGTGATTATGGAATCATTATCTTATATGACTACTGTAAGGATCAAATCAGCAGCAATAAAATTACTAATAAACAGCAAATTTCTTTTCATTATGTCATTATGTTCCACCCATAACAACTCTACCCAGCTGAAGGTTTTACTAACAAGCTCATAGGCTTACATGAAGTTATGGTTTTCTATgagatatttgtgtttttgaacaGATGGTGAGAACTAATTTGGTATATTGACAGTGGAAGGTGCTGAACAGTAGTGCAGTGCAACAGCAGTATGGGAATGTGGGAAAGCATAAGTCACTGGATCTGAGTTCTATATCTGAGTTTACATGCAAGCACAATTGTAAAAGGTACATTTGGTTTTGATTTGCCTTTTCTTCTTTAACCTATAGCTTCCTTTCTATTACTGTAATAGCACTTTGTCTTTCTAATATTTGCAGGTTTATTGTCCTTACAAGCTCAATCTCTGCCCTAAATCACACCTCTGCCATGTTTCCATCAACATCAAATGCTCCCAATGTGAGCCTGCACCCACAGAAGCTCCTGCAAATCCTTACagtctactgtatgtacacacatatgtacagagacacataaatacacatacacacacacccactaaGGGGACCAGGGAGATACAAGGTGATTCCTGCTACCTCGACACTGTCAACATTTCCACAGAAGATGAACACTTGTGATAAGCTGAAAATAAACTCTGCAGTGCGcaatacagaatataaaattTGCAGTTTACaaatttataattttaatttagcagacgcttttatccaaagcgatgTACATTTGAAAATAGGGGagagaacttttttttctgctgtgggGAAAAGCTTGCGATCTTTTGGTGTTTTGCTGATGCTTGTATGCTTGGAAGTCCGTCTCCCATCCTCTCAGTGTGGCAAATCTGTGTGACCTCTTATTATTAAGGGTACTCATCAGTGTATTTCCTGAGGTACAATTCCCCAGGTGGCGTAGTTGTGAAACTTTCCCTCTCTTATCCATCTTTGGCCACACTTGCATTGCATCCATGTTTCTTCCCtttggggcggctgtggctcaggaagtagagcgggttgtccactcTGTGCTTCGATCCCTGGCacctccagtccacatgtcgaagtgtccttgggcgaGATATTGAACCCTGAATAGCTCCCGATGGCTGCACCAgcagggtgtgtgagtgtgtgaatgagcattagatTAGGTCCTGATGAGCAGGATGGCACCTTGCATGAaagcctctgccatcagcatatgaatatgtgtgtgaactGATTATATCTTAATAGGAGGTGACTGGAACATGACACCAGATGAGTGGAAAGATAGATGGTCTCCCAGATTAGGAAAATTGCAGTGTAATGACATTGTTGAAGGCACTGGTGGACTCAGGGagtatgataaagtgccctctaagggGCCCCCACAGTATAATAAAATGCCCCCTAAGGTCCCCTCAcattatgataaaatgccctctaaggcTCCCCCACAGTGTGATAAAATGCCTCCACAGTATAAAGATTTGTCCTATTTATctattgggaccatgtacagtgtttgacataaatgttaccatttgatgtgcTATagcagagttagcttatagctcatTTGCTTTCGTCCCtttggcaggtcacaattaaaatatataactgaaaaataacaaac contains:
- the LOC121882794 gene encoding cartilage intermediate layer protein 2-like, whose protein sequence is MFECWTDWFDRDDPSGTGDWETLYNLRKENPGKICPKPVDIEAQTLSGLSVAQAGDLHTQSDPSVGFICKNQDQPTRMCNDYHVRFSCHPPFCGGGVCWTKWYDRDDPSGTGDWETLRALKNQYPEQICDFPLHIEAVTTDTLTPAISTGEIFHLYNPTQGFVCRKEDQKSGTCHDYKVRFGCPCKH